One part of the Phycisphaerae bacterium genome encodes these proteins:
- a CDS encoding multidrug efflux SMR transporter — protein MIALNLIIAIVCEAGWVIAMKLSNGFTKPIPSIVTIVLYLASVVFLSFATKRMEIGVGYAIWAGSGVALIAIAGFIYFKEPVTAVKVTSLGLIILGIVGLNLSGGGH, from the coding sequence ATGATCGCGTTAAATCTCATCATCGCCATTGTCTGCGAGGCCGGCTGGGTTATCGCGATGAAGTTGTCCAACGGTTTCACGAAGCCGATACCTTCAATCGTCACGATCGTTCTGTACCTTGCGAGCGTCGTCTTCCTGAGTTTCGCGACGAAGCGAATGGAGATCGGCGTGGGTTACGCCATCTGGGCCGGAAGCGGTGTGGCTCTGATCGCGATCGCCGGATTCATTTACTTCAAGGAACCGGTGACGGCCGTCAAGGTGACCTCGCTCGGGCTCATCATCCTGGGGATTGTGGGCCTTAATCTGTCGGGCGGGGGCCATTGA
- a CDS encoding 2-oxoacid:ferredoxin oxidoreductase subunit beta yields the protein MATEALPQLQAKDFASDQDIRWCPGCGDYAILATVKKILPDLGVPREKMVFVSGIGCSSRFPYYVSTYGFHSIHGRAPAIATGVKVANPELMVWVVTGDGDGLSIGGNHLIHAIRRNLDIKILLFNNRIYGLTKGQYSPTSELGKKTKSTPFGSVDNPLHPLSIAIGAEATFVARTIDRNVAHMAEVLKRAAAHRGTAFVEIYQNCNIFNDAAWEYATEKDTKSETTVVLEHGKPLIFGAARDKGIRMHGMEPEIVSLKEGSVKEDDLLFHDEKMSEPSLAYALSRMHYPNFPEPIGVFRAVDRPRFDDGMKHQIDEAIKAKGPGNLETLLNAGDTWVVE from the coding sequence ATGGCTACGGAAGCGCTTCCCCAGTTGCAGGCAAAAGATTTCGCGAGCGATCAGGACATCCGCTGGTGCCCCGGGTGCGGCGATTATGCCATCCTTGCGACCGTCAAGAAGATTCTCCCCGATCTTGGTGTGCCGCGGGAGAAGATGGTTTTCGTATCAGGTATCGGCTGCTCGAGCCGCTTTCCCTACTACGTCAGCACCTACGGATTCCATTCCATTCACGGTCGAGCCCCGGCGATTGCAACCGGCGTCAAGGTCGCGAATCCGGAACTCATGGTCTGGGTTGTGACGGGTGACGGCGATGGACTCTCCATCGGCGGAAATCACCTGATCCACGCGATCCGCAGGAATCTCGACATCAAGATCCTGCTCTTCAACAACCGCATCTACGGCTTGACGAAGGGGCAGTATTCACCCACTTCCGAACTCGGTAAAAAGACAAAGTCCACGCCTTTCGGATCCGTTGACAATCCCCTGCATCCGCTTTCAATCGCAATCGGTGCCGAAGCGACCTTCGTCGCCAGGACCATCGATCGAAACGTCGCCCACATGGCCGAGGTGCTCAAGCGAGCGGCCGCCCACCGCGGCACGGCGTTTGTCGAAATCTACCAGAACTGCAATATCTTCAACGACGCCGCATGGGAATATGCCACCGAAAAGGATACCAAGAGCGAAACCACGGTCGTCCTCGAGCACGGCAAGCCGCTGATCTTCGGCGCCGCGCGCGACAAGGGTATCCGAATGCACGGGATGGAGCCGGAGATCGTTTCGCTTAAGGAAGGCTCGGTCAAGGAGGACGACCTGCTCTTCCATGACGAGAAAATGTCAGAGCCCAGCCTCGCTTACGCGTTGTCGCGTATGCACTATCCGAACTTTCCCGAGCCGATCGGCGTCTTCCGGGCGGTCGATCGTCCGCGATTTGACGATGGCATGAAGCATCAGATAGATGAGGCCATCAAGGCCAAGGGCCCCGGCAATCTCGAAACGCTGCTCAATGCCGGTGACACCTGGGTCGTTGAATAG
- a CDS encoding DegT/DnrJ/EryC1/StrS family aminotransferase yields the protein MHTATAAATRNEPIPLLDLKGQYAPMREEIRAVMDKVCDAQYFIGGPEVEACEQDVAAYSGCKHGIGMSSGTDALLCAMMAMNIGHGDEVIVPSFTFFATGGCVARLHAKPVFVDCDPHTYNTNADLIAEKITPRTKLIVPVHLFGQCADMTAIMKLARARGIAVMEDSAQSIGATHHGKPACSMGDCGTLSFFPSKNLGCFGDGGMIVTNDDALARMCRLIRTHGSEPKYYHKIVGGNFRLDALQAAIVRVKLRHLDSWSRGRRANAERYDSLFAGCSSVRTPSVLNGNVSIYNQYVIAVPRRDELRKHLTEQGIGTEIYYPVPLHLQECFAKLGGKRGDLPNCERAADEVLAIPIYPELKPAQQERIAQAIRKFYGE from the coding sequence ATGCACACCGCGACGGCTGCCGCCACGAGGAACGAACCCATCCCGCTGCTTGATCTCAAGGGGCAATACGCACCGATGCGTGAAGAAATTCGCGCCGTGATGGACAAGGTGTGCGATGCTCAGTACTTCATCGGTGGCCCCGAAGTCGAAGCCTGCGAGCAAGATGTCGCCGCATATAGCGGCTGCAAACACGGCATTGGTATGAGCTCCGGCACGGACGCGCTGCTCTGTGCCATGATGGCGATGAACATCGGCCACGGCGACGAAGTCATTGTTCCGAGCTTCACCTTCTTTGCCACCGGCGGTTGTGTCGCTCGGCTCCATGCCAAGCCGGTCTTTGTTGACTGCGATCCTCACACCTACAACACCAATGCGGATTTGATCGCCGAAAAGATCACGCCGCGAACCAAACTGATCGTGCCCGTGCATCTCTTCGGCCAGTGTGCCGACATGACCGCCATCATGAAGCTTGCCCGGGCCCGGGGCATCGCCGTGATGGAAGACTCCGCACAGAGCATCGGCGCGACACACCACGGCAAGCCGGCCTGTAGCATGGGCGATTGCGGCACGCTTTCGTTTTTTCCCAGCAAGAACCTCGGTTGTTTCGGCGATGGCGGCATGATCGTCACAAATGACGACGCGCTCGCGCGAATGTGCCGCCTCATTCGCACCCACGGATCCGAACCGAAGTACTATCACAAGATCGTCGGAGGGAATTTCCGTCTCGATGCGCTCCAGGCCGCCATCGTTCGCGTCAAGCTCCGCCATCTCGATTCCTGGTCACGCGGCCGAAGAGCCAATGCCGAACGATACGACAGCCTGTTCGCCGGCTGCAGCAGCGTCCGAACACCGAGCGTGCTGAATGGAAACGTCTCGATCTACAACCAGTATGTCATAGCCGTGCCGCGCAGGGATGAACTGCGAAAGCATCTCACGGAGCAGGGTATTGGCACTGAAATCTATTATCCCGTGCCGCTCCATCTTCAGGAGTGCTTCGCAAAACTCGGCGGCAAGCGCGGCGATCTGCCGAATTGCGAACGGGCGGCGGATGAGGTCCTGGCGATTCCGATCTATCCGGAGTTGAAGCCCGCTCAACAGGAGCGAATTGCTCAGGCCATTCGAAAGTTCTACGGAGAATAG
- a CDS encoding undecaprenyl/decaprenyl-phosphate alpha-N-acetylglucosaminyl 1-phosphate transferase, which produces MRELFTAAIWPFVAASAVALIFGPIVRRASIRLDFFDRPDGGLKPHDRPIPYLGGIAIYLGWLAALILTILLPDGFSAERFSQTGHAVLWISAGGTILMLIGLIDDIRHLPPIFRLFMQAAVAGVLLYGGVGRTLLTSLAAPLIGDTAMDQWSAVHASLAFALIAFIIAGATNSTNLIDGMDGLCAGVTAIACVGFITLAAPLGGCGAMSKAGALLVVTLSAAVIGACLAFLFFNFNPASMFMGDSGSLLLGFSIATMIALFAEHAGWRGLICSTIVFGFPIFDTALAVGRRRLNRKPLFKGDRSHFYDQLRDRGRSVRSTVVMCYGLELCFVLLGVFLAMLPIAVAAIIFVLLPIICAAACKKLGFLRVEAAVGSTDVN; this is translated from the coding sequence GTGCGCGAGCTTTTCACTGCCGCCATCTGGCCGTTTGTCGCAGCTTCGGCTGTCGCGCTCATCTTCGGGCCGATTGTCAGGCGCGCGTCTATTCGGCTGGATTTCTTCGACCGTCCGGACGGCGGCCTGAAACCCCACGACCGGCCGATTCCCTATCTTGGGGGTATCGCCATCTATCTGGGCTGGCTTGCCGCGCTGATTCTCACCATTCTGCTGCCGGACGGATTCAGTGCCGAGAGATTCTCACAGACGGGGCACGCCGTCCTCTGGATCTCCGCCGGCGGGACGATTCTGATGCTCATCGGCCTCATCGATGACATTCGACATTTGCCGCCGATATTTCGACTGTTCATGCAGGCCGCCGTGGCGGGCGTTCTTCTGTACGGCGGCGTCGGACGCACCTTGCTGACGTCGCTCGCCGCGCCGCTCATCGGAGACACCGCGATGGACCAATGGTCTGCGGTCCACGCGTCACTCGCGTTTGCCTTGATCGCTTTCATCATCGCCGGCGCAACGAACTCGACTAATTTGATTGACGGCATGGACGGCTTGTGTGCCGGCGTGACGGCCATTGCATGCGTCGGGTTTATCACTTTGGCGGCTCCGCTGGGTGGCTGTGGTGCGATGTCAAAGGCAGGAGCGTTGCTGGTGGTGACGCTTTCCGCCGCCGTGATCGGCGCGTGCCTCGCATTCCTTTTCTTTAATTTCAATCCAGCCTCAATGTTCATGGGTGACAGCGGCTCGTTGCTGTTGGGATTCTCGATTGCGACGATGATTGCGCTCTTTGCGGAGCACGCGGGCTGGCGCGGTTTGATTTGTTCGACCATCGTTTTCGGTTTTCCGATCTTCGATACCGCGTTGGCCGTTGGGCGGCGGCGTCTGAACAGGAAGCCCTTGTTCAAGGGCGATCGCAGTCATTTTTACGATCAATTGCGAGATCGGGGTCGATCAGTACGGTCGACAGTCGTCATGTGCTATGGGCTGGAGCTGTGTTTCGTGTTACTCGGTGTCTTCCTGGCCATGCTGCCGATAGCGGTGGCGGCCATCATATTCGTTCTCCTGCCGATCATCTGTGCCGCGGCATGTAAGAAGCTGGGCTTCCTTCGCGTGGAGGCCGCCGTTGGTTCGACAGACGTGAATTAA
- a CDS encoding thrombospondin type 3 repeat-containing protein, which produces MNSYDYYGFNISASQIRIDSGNFYIGARWNPSVNQQFVIATDRSMGTPQQQVYYRSNLGLPWYPFSSLGVNLNDTRALLIRIEGHLLDCNHNNVADTIEIQLDPGKDCDQNGVLDECEVDTDGDGVIDACDNCPTVVNPDQSDSDGDGVGDSCDNCWWTHNTDQSDLDGDGIGDACDLCPQIANPDQLDSDDDGVGDACDNCPMIANFSQSDSDNDGIGDACEAGALPNENNNNNGNSNSNSNSNSNSNSNSNNNSNGNSNSNANDNSDGDPMDGPDAGLCGAGGGAAMMAPLFLVGVGSLRRRSRRG; this is translated from the coding sequence ATGAATAGTTATGACTACTACGGCTTTAATATTTCGGCGTCACAGATTCGCATCGATTCCGGGAACTTCTACATCGGCGCGCGATGGAATCCGTCGGTCAATCAGCAATTCGTGATCGCGACCGACCGAAGCATGGGCACTCCGCAGCAGCAAGTGTACTATCGTTCGAATCTAGGCCTTCCATGGTATCCATTTTCGAGCCTCGGCGTGAATCTGAATGATACGCGCGCCTTGTTGATCCGCATTGAGGGTCATCTGCTCGACTGCAACCATAACAACGTCGCCGACACGATCGAGATTCAGCTCGATCCGGGCAAGGACTGCGATCAGAACGGCGTGCTGGACGAGTGTGAGGTGGACACCGATGGCGACGGCGTCATCGACGCCTGCGACAATTGTCCGACGGTTGTCAACCCGGACCAGTCAGACAGCGACGGCGACGGCGTCGGAGATTCCTGCGACAACTGCTGGTGGACTCACAATACGGATCAGTCAGACCTGGACGGGGATGGCATCGGCGACGCATGCGACCTCTGTCCGCAGATTGCCAATCCCGATCAACTGGATTCCGATGATGATGGCGTGGGAGACGCCTGTGATAATTGTCCCATGATCGCGAATTTCAGTCAGTCAGACTCGGACAACGACGGCATCGGCGACGCCTGTGAAGCCGGCGCGCTTCCGAACGAGAACAACAACAACAACGGCAACAGCAACTCAAACAGCAACTCAAACAGTAACTCAAACAGTAACTCGAACAACAATTCCAACGGCAACTCGAACAGCAACGCCAATGACAACTCCGACGGCGATCCAATGGATGGACCCGACGCGGGACTTTGTGGCGCGGGTGGCGGGGCCGCCATGATGGCGCCTCTGTTTCTGGTCGGTGTCGGGAGTCTGCGCCGGCGATCCAGACGCGGCTGA
- a CDS encoding DNA translocase FtsK 4TM domain-containing protein, translated as MWRNCRLIGALVFYAFAWVALLTYSSTDWPNPAIWPQSDPVSNACGRAGAWFAFQFMYYLGVGTFPLFFMLTVAALMQLMRRRIRDIALRCTGLMMIVCITSASAALIDPTPIDGLVEGRGGIVGIAMAEFLRTNLQTFGATLVVAFVYIVGFLLAADEVLIFLPRIIRWSRERLIEAVAAFRGAGQVRRTLTPVLAGAGNNAPSFSAPGTRRKKDTPKDRAEPNETDEEDIVETNDDDDTDSIEDAIDETLPNEADEEPVDAAEEPPDSPINRDLVIRMLGKDRAQGKTPPSAWPKELGDYVLPPLTLLGDPEVKYSETQEVVVREKAEILERTLQDFRIDVRVVEIDTGPVITMFELELSAGTKVSQIASLSNDIARALKAPAVRVVAPIPGKNTVGIEVPNTDKEKVRIKELIMLGGVRPTKMALPVFIGKDASGNPLIQDIARMPHMLVAGTTGSGKSVAINTLIMSILMTQRPDHVKLILVDPKVVELSIFKEIPHLMCPIVTDMQKASMILEWATQKMDERYELLAEAGVRDIKDFNNLGREKIYDRFQPATEEEKMQIPTHLPYIVIVIDELADLMMTSGKEVELFLSRLAQKSRAVGIHLIVATQRPQANVVTGLIKSNLPCRMAFRVASRMDSRIVLDQNGAEVLMGEGDMLFLPPGSSKLVRAQGTYIEDDELRAVLGDLAEKARPQFHHELQRLTPGMSEGDGERDPLFDKAVDIVVASKRGSVSLLQRRLEIGYSRASRLIEQMATAGIVGDYKGSQAREVAITEKEWEDIKRQRDREVNEGNFRADMDADEDDLYGSADLMDDDDDGVPDLIDEAADLRD; from the coding sequence ATGTGGAGAAATTGCCGCCTGATCGGCGCATTGGTGTTCTATGCTTTCGCCTGGGTGGCTTTGCTCACATACAGTTCAACCGACTGGCCGAATCCCGCGATCTGGCCGCAATCCGATCCGGTCAGCAACGCCTGCGGCCGAGCCGGCGCCTGGTTTGCATTTCAATTCATGTATTACCTGGGTGTTGGGACGTTTCCGTTGTTTTTCATGCTGACAGTTGCCGCGTTGATGCAACTCATGCGCCGGCGCATCCGCGATATCGCATTGAGATGCACCGGATTGATGATGATCGTGTGCATTACGTCGGCTTCCGCGGCGCTGATTGACCCGACGCCGATCGACGGGCTGGTCGAAGGCCGCGGCGGAATCGTGGGTATTGCGATGGCGGAATTTCTCCGCACGAACCTTCAGACTTTTGGCGCGACGCTCGTTGTCGCGTTTGTCTATATCGTTGGCTTCCTGCTTGCGGCCGACGAGGTGCTGATCTTTCTCCCGCGAATCATCCGATGGTCGCGCGAGCGTCTGATCGAGGCTGTGGCGGCGTTTCGTGGCGCGGGGCAGGTGCGTCGGACGCTGACCCCGGTGCTTGCGGGTGCAGGAAACAATGCACCGTCGTTCAGTGCGCCCGGCACGCGCCGCAAAAAAGATACGCCGAAGGACCGAGCCGAGCCGAACGAAACGGACGAAGAAGACATTGTTGAAACGAACGACGACGACGATACCGACTCGATCGAAGATGCCATCGATGAGACACTTCCGAACGAAGCGGACGAGGAGCCGGTCGATGCCGCGGAGGAACCTCCGGACAGTCCGATCAACCGCGACCTGGTCATTCGCATGTTGGGCAAGGATCGGGCCCAGGGCAAGACACCGCCGAGCGCCTGGCCGAAGGAACTCGGAGACTATGTCCTGCCACCGCTGACGCTGCTGGGCGATCCCGAAGTGAAATACAGCGAGACACAGGAAGTCGTCGTCCGCGAGAAAGCGGAGATTCTTGAGCGCACCCTTCAGGATTTCCGAATTGACGTGCGCGTGGTGGAAATCGACACCGGACCGGTCATCACGATGTTTGAATTGGAGCTCTCTGCCGGGACAAAAGTAAGCCAGATCGCATCGCTCTCAAATGACATCGCCCGAGCGCTCAAAGCGCCGGCCGTCCGCGTCGTGGCCCCCATTCCCGGCAAGAACACGGTCGGAATCGAAGTGCCAAACACGGACAAGGAGAAGGTGCGCATCAAGGAACTGATCATGCTCGGCGGCGTGCGACCGACCAAGATGGCGCTGCCTGTGTTCATCGGTAAAGACGCCAGCGGAAACCCGCTGATTCAGGACATCGCGCGCATGCCGCATATGCTCGTCGCCGGCACGACGGGGTCCGGAAAATCCGTCGCGATCAACACGCTCATCATGTCAATTCTCATGACGCAACGACCGGATCATGTGAAGCTGATTCTTGTCGATCCGAAAGTCGTGGAGCTGTCCATCTTCAAGGAGATTCCGCATCTGATGTGTCCCATCGTCACGGACATGCAGAAGGCGTCGATGATACTTGAGTGGGCGACGCAGAAAATGGACGAACGGTACGAACTTCTCGCCGAAGCCGGCGTCCGCGATATCAAGGACTTCAACAATCTCGGCCGCGAAAAGATCTATGATCGATTCCAACCCGCGACCGAAGAAGAGAAGATGCAGATTCCCACCCATCTTCCGTACATCGTGATCGTGATCGACGAATTGGCGGATTTGATGATGACCAGCGGCAAGGAAGTCGAACTTTTCCTGAGTCGCCTGGCCCAGAAGAGCCGAGCCGTCGGTATCCACTTGATCGTCGCGACGCAGCGACCACAAGCCAACGTGGTCACCGGCCTGATCAAGAGCAATCTGCCCTGCCGCATGGCCTTTCGTGTCGCCAGCCGCATGGATTCCCGCATCGTGCTCGATCAGAACGGGGCCGAAGTGCTGATGGGAGAAGGCGACATGCTCTTTCTGCCGCCGGGCTCCTCCAAGCTCGTGCGCGCCCAGGGAACGTATATCGAGGACGACGAACTGCGCGCCGTGCTTGGTGACCTGGCTGAGAAAGCCCGGCCGCAATTCCATCATGAATTGCAGCGACTCACTCCCGGAATGTCGGAAGGCGACGGCGAGCGGGATCCACTATTCGACAAAGCCGTTGACATCGTCGTGGCAAGCAAGCGCGGCAGCGTGAGCCTGCTTCAGCGGCGTCTTGAGATCGGCTATTCGCGAGCCAGCCGGCTTATCGAACAGATGGCGACGGCGGGCATCGTGGGCGACTACAAGGGCAGTCAGGCCCGCGAAGTGGCGATCACCGAAAAAGAATGGGAAGACATCAAACGACAGCGTGACCGTGAAGTGAATGAGGGCAACTTCCGAGCAGACATGGACGCCGATGAAGACGATCTCTACGGCTCCGCCGATCTGATGGACGACGATGATGATGGCGTGCCGGACCTTATCGACGAGGCGGCCGACCTGAGAGACTGA
- the alaS gene encoding alanine--tRNA ligase, with protein sequence MKQRTSSQIRQEFIDYFRQKCAHTFVPSSSCVPQDDPTLMFANAGMNQFKPIFLGQREPDVDKWPGATPGMPTRAANTQKCIRAGGKHNDLDDVGHDTYHHTFFEMLGNWSFGDYFKKEAIAWAWDLLTNVWGLEADRLHATYFQGDAGEGLEPDSEARELWLKILPPERVHPGNKKDNFWEMGDSGPCGPCSEIHIDLTPDKSGGRLVNAGDARVMEIWNLVFIQFNRGSDGRLTPLPSKHVDTGMGFERICSVIQGMQAGRLGQFSNYDTDVFAPIFAAIQTVTGSGAYTGRLEVRDAGADPRSDVERAAVMSDIAYRVVADHIRTLTFALTDGAVPGNEGRGYVLRRILRRAVRYGRQYLGTREPFMCRLVPAVAEAMGAAFPELKSAHGGKNVEHVAAILRDEEESFGRTLDRGIALFNEAAEYARKHHHGRIGGEDAFKLHDTYGFPIDLTELMAEEQRLTVDIGEYERLMEAARERARTGGKGSRDQFEEPGTEFLSGLSACDDSGKYSDSPACESVITACDYLDGEPPTVGSRVHVTTERTCFYAEQGGQVSDTGRISTASGEIQVKTVKRYGPAIVHFGVLTKGHVTERQSCSLVVDPIRQQIMKNHTATHIMNWALREVLGEHVQQKGSLVDDEKTRFDLSHNAAITEGELAKIESLTVEQINHDLPVYSENEVEQSQARQIDTLRAVFGEKYPEKVRVVSIGAPIDEMLQDPKNAKWMGYSVEFCGGTHVKRTGEIGRFRLIEESAVSKGIRRVVGVTGEHARRVEQHATALARLLKDAAQADSAALPQRIAEITAFINENAVPVVEKMRMRADIAHLMEKAKHAQKEAAKAGTASVMSHVDELLANATKAGGVSIICGALAGATADQLRAAADSLRSRAGSAAVLLASDEGGKVTLLAAVTPDVVGRGVKAGDLIKAIAPVVGGKGGGRPDMAQGGGPDVSKIGDAVAVACERLTGQLG encoded by the coding sequence ATGAAGCAACGAACATCTTCTCAGATTCGCCAGGAGTTCATTGACTATTTCCGGCAAAAGTGCGCGCACACATTCGTGCCGTCATCTTCCTGCGTGCCTCAGGACGATCCGACTCTGATGTTCGCGAACGCCGGCATGAATCAGTTCAAGCCGATCTTTCTGGGCCAGCGCGAACCGGATGTCGATAAATGGCCCGGCGCGACGCCGGGCATGCCGACGCGGGCGGCCAACACGCAGAAGTGCATTCGTGCCGGGGGGAAGCACAATGATCTGGACGACGTGGGACATGACACGTATCACCACACGTTTTTCGAGATGCTTGGCAACTGGTCATTCGGCGATTATTTCAAGAAGGAAGCGATCGCATGGGCATGGGACCTCCTGACGAATGTGTGGGGACTTGAGGCCGATCGGCTGCACGCGACGTACTTTCAGGGCGACGCGGGCGAGGGACTTGAGCCTGACAGCGAGGCCCGCGAACTGTGGCTGAAGATTCTGCCTCCTGAACGGGTGCATCCAGGAAACAAGAAGGACAACTTCTGGGAGATGGGTGACAGCGGTCCGTGCGGCCCTTGCAGCGAGATTCACATCGACCTGACGCCGGACAAGAGCGGGGGACGGCTGGTCAATGCCGGCGACGCCCGTGTGATGGAAATATGGAACCTCGTGTTCATTCAGTTCAACCGCGGAAGTGACGGGAGGCTGACGCCGCTGCCTTCCAAGCACGTCGATACGGGCATGGGCTTCGAGCGGATCTGCTCAGTGATTCAGGGCATGCAAGCCGGCCGACTGGGGCAATTCAGCAACTATGACACAGATGTTTTCGCTCCGATCTTCGCGGCGATTCAGACCGTCACCGGTTCGGGCGCGTACACAGGGCGATTGGAAGTGAGGGACGCCGGGGCTGATCCGCGGAGCGACGTCGAACGCGCCGCGGTGATGAGCGATATCGCGTATCGCGTGGTGGCGGATCACATCCGTACGCTGACGTTTGCGTTGACGGATGGCGCGGTGCCGGGCAACGAAGGGCGCGGCTATGTATTGCGGCGCATCCTGCGGCGCGCCGTGCGTTATGGCCGGCAATACCTCGGCACGCGCGAGCCTTTCATGTGCCGGCTGGTGCCGGCGGTGGCCGAGGCGATGGGCGCGGCATTCCCTGAACTGAAATCAGCCCACGGCGGCAAGAACGTTGAACATGTCGCGGCCATCCTGCGCGACGAGGAGGAATCCTTCGGGCGAACGCTCGATCGCGGCATCGCGTTATTCAACGAGGCCGCCGAGTATGCGCGCAAGCATCACCACGGCCGCATTGGCGGCGAAGATGCCTTCAAGCTGCACGACACGTACGGCTTTCCGATCGACCTGACGGAACTCATGGCCGAGGAACAGCGCCTTACCGTCGACATCGGGGAGTATGAGAGGTTGATGGAGGCGGCGAGGGAGAGGGCTCGGACCGGCGGCAAGGGTTCGCGCGATCAATTCGAGGAACCGGGGACCGAATTCCTGTCGGGGCTTTCCGCGTGCGATGATTCGGGGAAGTATTCCGACAGCCCGGCATGTGAGAGTGTGATCACCGCGTGCGATTATCTGGACGGCGAGCCTCCGACGGTTGGCAGCCGCGTCCATGTGACGACGGAGCGGACCTGCTTCTATGCCGAACAAGGCGGACAGGTATCGGACACCGGCCGCATTAGCACGGCCAGCGGTGAGATTCAGGTCAAAACCGTCAAGCGATATGGTCCGGCGATCGTTCATTTCGGTGTGCTCACGAAGGGCCATGTGACGGAGAGGCAGAGCTGCTCGCTGGTGGTCGATCCGATCCGGCAGCAGATCATGAAGAACCACACAGCGACGCACATCATGAACTGGGCGTTGCGTGAAGTTCTCGGCGAACATGTTCAGCAGAAAGGGTCACTCGTTGATGACGAGAAGACCCGCTTCGACCTGTCGCACAACGCCGCGATAACGGAGGGTGAACTCGCCAAGATCGAATCTCTCACCGTTGAACAGATCAATCACGATCTGCCGGTTTACTCGGAGAATGAGGTTGAACAATCGCAGGCTCGGCAGATTGATACGCTGCGGGCGGTGTTTGGCGAGAAATATCCGGAGAAAGTGCGCGTGGTCTCGATCGGCGCGCCGATCGACGAGATGCTGCAGGATCCGAAGAATGCGAAGTGGATGGGATATTCCGTCGAATTCTGTGGCGGCACGCATGTGAAGCGCACGGGCGAGATCGGCCGTTTCCGTCTGATTGAAGAATCGGCAGTTTCCAAGGGCATTCGCCGCGTCGTCGGGGTCACGGGCGAACACGCGAGGCGGGTGGAACAACATGCCACGGCGCTGGCACGGTTGTTGAAGGATGCCGCTCAGGCTGATTCCGCCGCACTCCCCCAGCGAATCGCGGAGATCACGGCGTTCATCAATGAAAACGCGGTGCCGGTCGTTGAGAAGATGCGCATGCGTGCTGATATCGCCCACCTGATGGAAAAAGCGAAACACGCGCAGAAAGAAGCCGCCAAGGCCGGGACCGCCTCGGTGATGTCTCACGTCGATGAACTGCTGGCGAACGCGACAAAAGCCGGCGGCGTTTCGATAATCTGCGGCGCGCTGGCCGGCGCGACGGCGGATCAACTCCGCGCTGCGGCGGATTCACTTCGTTCGCGGGCCGGATCGGCGGCGGTGCTGCTCGCGAGCGACGAAGGCGGGAAGGTGACACTGCTGGCGGCGGTAACGCCGGACGTCGTGGGCCGGGGCGTGAAGGCGGGTGATCTGATCAAGGCGATCGCGCCGGTCGTCGGCGGCAAGGGGGGCGGCCGTCCAGATATGGCACAGGGCGGCGGCCCGGACGTTTCGAAGATTGGTGATGCCGTGGCTGTGGCATGTGAACGACTGACCGGACAGCTCGGATGA
- the upp gene encoding uracil phosphoribosyltransferase — protein sequence MTGPDPRWHNVTIIRHPVVQERLTVARDKRTNVEQFRRLVGHIARLMAFELTRDYATIPVEIETPMGPCTGCKLARELTLVPILRAGLGMAEGVHQLFPGARMGHLGIFRDERTLEPVVYYAKLPPNIAATDVIIIDPMLATAGSLNTAIDAVKKTGATSIKVLCLVTAPEGIERLNARHPDTQVYTAAVDERLNERGYIIPGLGDAGDRLFGTA from the coding sequence ATGACCGGACCCGATCCCAGATGGCACAATGTCACGATCATTCGCCATCCTGTCGTACAGGAGCGACTGACCGTCGCAAGAGACAAACGCACAAACGTCGAGCAATTTCGAAGACTCGTCGGCCATATTGCTCGGCTGATGGCGTTCGAACTCACACGCGACTACGCCACGATTCCCGTCGAGATTGAAACTCCGATGGGACCGTGCACCGGCTGCAAACTCGCTCGCGAACTGACCCTCGTCCCGATTCTACGAGCCGGACTTGGCATGGCCGAGGGCGTTCATCAGCTCTTCCCCGGCGCCAGAATGGGTCACCTCGGTATCTTCCGGGACGAGCGAACGCTTGAGCCGGTCGTCTATTATGCCAAGCTTCCACCCAACATCGCCGCAACCGACGTCATCATCATCGATCCGATGCTCGCCACTGCCGGATCACTCAATACCGCGATCGATGCGGTCAAGAAAACCGGCGCGACCAGCATCAAGGTGCTCTGCCTCGTCACTGCGCCAGAAGGCATCGAACGACTCAACGCCCGACATCCGGATACGCAGGTGTACACCGCCGCGGTTGACGAACGGCTGAACGAACGCGGCTACATCATCCCCGGCCTCGGAGATGCCGGCGATCGCCTCTTCGGAACGGCCTGA